The sequence below is a genomic window from Lelliottia sp. JS-SCA-14.
ACCACCAGAATGTGAAACTTGACGTCGATGCCGGAATAGAAGGCGGAATTCTTGTTCCCGCCCAGCGCATAGATGTTGCGCCCGAGCCGCATTCGGGTGGTCAGGAACCAGAGGATCAGCGCCACAATGAGCGAGAAAATCACCGGGACCGGAATGCCCACCACGTTCGCGGCAAAGAAGTTCACGAACTCAAAGGAGAAGCCGTAGACCGAGTTGGCGTCGGAAATCACCAGCGTGATACCGCGGAAAATGGCGTTGGTGCCGAGGGTGATAATGAACGGGTGTAGCCCGGTCCAGTTGACCAGACAGCCGTTAATCGCCCCCAGCGCGCCACCGACCAGCACCCCGCCAATCAGGGCTGCCGTAAAGGGATCCACGCCTGCCAGCATCAGTTTGGCTGTCACCATGCCCGACAGCGCCAGGATTGCGCCGACCGACAGGTCGATGCCCGCCACCAGAATGGCGAAGAATTCACCCATCCCGATCAGTACCGTCACCGAGCTTTGCACGAAAATCTGCGTGATGTTGTTGGTGTTTAAGAAATACTCCGGAGACATCGTGCCGAAGATGGCGACAATAATCGCCAGGATAAAGAAGGTGCCGTATTTGTCCCAGAACAGGGCGAAATTGAACGGTTTTTTCTCTCCCGGCTCGCCTTTCACTCTTGTGGTAATGCCCATGCCATAATCTCCTCTTCGCTCATGTTGTCGCGATTGGTCAGGATTTGCGTCAGTCGTCCTTCGCAGAACACGGCGATGCGGTCGCAGACGGCGATAATTTCGGGAAGCTCGGATGACACCATCAGGATGACCTTGCCGTCGTCAGCCAACTGGCGCATCACTTTGTAGATTTCGGCCTTTGCGCCCACGTCGATGCCGCGGGTGGGCTCGTCAAAAATGATCAC
It includes:
- the alsC gene encoding D-allose ABC transporter permease; the protein is MGITTRVKGEPGEKKPFNFALFWDKYGTFFILAIIVAIFGTMSPEYFLNTNNITQIFVQSSVTVLIGMGEFFAILVAGIDLSVGAILALSGMVTAKLMLAGVDPFTAALIGGVLVGGALGAINGCLVNWTGLHPFIITLGTNAIFRGITLVISDANSVYGFSFEFVNFFAANVVGIPVPVIFSLIVALILWFLTTRMRLGRNIYALGGNKNSAFYSGIDVKFHILVVFIISGVCAGLAGVVSTARLGAAEPLAGMGFETYAIASAIIGGTSFFGGKGRIFSVVIGGLIIGTINNGLNILQVQTYYQLVVMGGLIIAAVALDRLISK